One segment of Pseudomonas sp. FP2196 DNA contains the following:
- a CDS encoding sigma-54 dependent transcriptional regulator, producing MLNSVMVVDDESSIRNAVEQWLSLSGFEVQLFSRAEECLAALPAHFPGVIVSDVRMPGLSGLELLAEVQRRDADLPVILLTGHGDVPMAVEAMRDGAYDFLEKPFSPETLLDSLRRALEKRRLILENRALHEQADHRARLDATLLGVSRGLQTLRRQVLDLAALPVNVLIRGETGSGKELVARCLHDFGPRADKPFVALNCAAIPEQLFEAELFGHESGAFTGASGKRIGKLEYADGGTLFLDEIESMPLAQQVKLLRVLQEQKLERLGSNQSIRVDLRIVAATKPDLLDEARAGRFREDLAYRLNVAELRLPPLRDRREDIPLLFENFAQSAAQRLGRTFPPLTGAQLSHLLSHDWPGNVRELANVAERQVLGLDEPAPGIDPGQSLAAQQEAFEAQCLRAALTRHKGDVKAVLEELQLPRRTFNEKMQRHGLSREMFVQGS from the coding sequence ATGCTCAATTCGGTGATGGTGGTCGATGACGAAAGCAGCATTCGCAATGCAGTCGAGCAGTGGCTGAGCCTGTCAGGCTTCGAGGTGCAGCTGTTCAGCCGCGCCGAAGAATGCCTCGCCGCCCTGCCCGCACACTTTCCCGGGGTGATTGTCAGCGACGTGCGCATGCCCGGCCTCAGTGGTCTGGAGCTGCTGGCCGAAGTGCAGCGCCGCGACGCCGATCTGCCGGTGATCCTGCTCACCGGTCACGGCGATGTGCCGATGGCGGTCGAAGCCATGCGCGACGGCGCGTACGACTTTCTGGAAAAACCCTTCAGCCCGGAAACCCTGCTCGACAGCCTGCGCCGGGCCCTGGAAAAGCGCCGCCTGATTCTGGAAAACCGTGCCCTGCACGAGCAGGCCGACCACCGCGCCAGACTCGACGCGACGCTGCTGGGCGTGTCCCGTGGTTTGCAGACCTTGCGCCGGCAGGTGCTGGACCTGGCGGCGTTGCCGGTCAACGTGCTGATCCGTGGCGAAACCGGCAGTGGCAAGGAATTGGTTGCCCGTTGCCTGCATGATTTCGGACCGCGTGCGGACAAGCCGTTCGTGGCACTCAATTGCGCGGCGATCCCTGAACAGTTGTTCGAAGCGGAACTGTTCGGCCATGAAAGCGGCGCGTTTACCGGTGCCTCTGGCAAACGCATCGGCAAGCTGGAATATGCCGATGGCGGCACGCTGTTTCTCGATGAAATCGAAAGCATGCCGCTGGCCCAGCAGGTCAAACTGCTGCGGGTGTTGCAGGAGCAGAAGCTTGAACGCCTGGGTTCGAACCAGAGTATTCGGGTGGATTTGCGCATCGTCGCGGCGACCAAACCCGACCTGCTCGACGAAGCGCGGGCCGGACGTTTTCGTGAAGACCTGGCGTATCGCTTGAACGTCGCCGAGCTGCGTTTGCCGCCGCTGCGTGATCGTCGCGAAGACATTCCGTTACTGTTCGAAAACTTTGCCCAGAGCGCGGCTCAGCGTCTTGGTCGCACCTTCCCACCGTTGACGGGTGCGCAGTTGAGTCACCTGCTCAGCCATGACTGGCCGGGCAATGTACGCGAACTGGCGAACGTCGCTGAACGCCAGGTGCTGGGGCTGGATGAACCGGCGCCGGGGATTGATCCGGGCCAGTCGCTGGCGGCGCAGCAAGAGGCGTTTGAAGCGCAATGCTTGCGTGCGGCGCTGACCCGGCACAAAGGCGATGTAAAAGCGGTGCTTGAAGAGCTGCAACTGCCGCGTCGGACCTTCAATGAAAAGATGCAGCGGCATGGGTTGAGTCGGGAGATGTTTGTTCAAGGCAGCTGA
- a CDS encoding ATP-binding protein, translating to MLPTSRTLRLSLYTLLIIAGAAIAATVAIRHAERQALEEDAARANQQLALYANSLHTLIDRYRALPAVLALDPQLRAALAGPVDAEEQAALNLKLEKINGAAQSSTLELLDHTGLAVAASNWRLPSSYVGHNYGFRPYFSQTRTQGTGRFYAVGVTSGIPGYFLSSAVLGDNQQFLGAMVVKLEFPELEREWSQGSDTLLVSDARGIIFIANQPGWRYRSLRPLSARDMDEIKATRQYDKQSLQPLTHLSLRSFDDNSDLRRVEGPQGTADYLWESLPLSAEGWTLHLLRRPQVAFEDLRNAGLAAAGVWLALVFLLLFLNQRWRLSKIRQRNREELEQLVEERTRDLRTAQDGLVQSAKLAALGQMSAALAHEINQPLTAQRMQLATLRLLLDHGRVDDAYKALKPVDDMLTRMAALTGHLKTFARKSPSGLRERLDLATVVDQSLQLLDARLRDEQVSLVLHLTRPAWVRGDAIRLEQVLINLLRNALDAMQDKPCKRLEIRLQADEQLWRLSISDNGGGIAEEHLGQVFDPFFTTKPVGDGLGLGLAVSFAIVHESGGRLSVENGENGAVFSLTLPIDLEAHI from the coding sequence ATGCTGCCGACTTCCCGTACCTTGCGTCTGTCGTTGTATACCCTGCTGATCATCGCCGGCGCAGCTATTGCCGCAACGGTCGCCATCCGTCACGCCGAACGCCAGGCGCTGGAGGAAGACGCCGCCCGCGCCAACCAGCAACTGGCGTTGTACGCCAATTCCCTGCATACCCTGATCGACCGCTACCGTGCCCTGCCCGCCGTGCTGGCGCTCGATCCGCAATTGCGCGCAGCGCTGGCCGGGCCGGTGGATGCAGAGGAACAGGCGGCGCTGAATCTCAAGCTGGAAAAGATCAACGGTGCGGCGCAATCCTCGACCCTTGAACTGCTCGATCACACCGGCCTTGCCGTGGCCGCCAGCAACTGGCGTTTGCCGAGCAGTTACGTCGGTCACAATTACGGTTTTCGTCCTTATTTCAGCCAGACCCGCACCCAGGGCACCGGACGCTTCTACGCGGTCGGCGTGACCAGCGGAATCCCCGGTTATTTCCTATCCAGTGCGGTGCTCGGTGATAACCAGCAGTTCCTCGGGGCGATGGTGGTCAAGCTGGAATTCCCCGAACTGGAACGCGAGTGGAGCCAGGGCAGCGACACGCTACTGGTCAGCGATGCGCGCGGCATCATCTTCATCGCCAACCAGCCCGGCTGGCGGTATCGCTCGCTGCGGCCGTTGAGCGCCCGCGACATGGATGAAATCAAAGCCACCCGGCAGTACGACAAGCAATCGCTGCAGCCCCTGACTCATTTGTCGCTGCGCAGCTTTGATGACAACAGCGATCTGCGCCGCGTCGAAGGCCCGCAAGGCACGGCGGATTATCTGTGGGAATCGCTGCCGCTGAGCGCCGAAGGCTGGACCTTGCACCTGTTGCGCCGCCCGCAAGTGGCCTTCGAAGACCTGCGCAACGCCGGCCTCGCAGCCGCCGGGGTATGGCTGGCGCTGGTGTTTCTGCTGCTGTTCCTCAATCAGCGCTGGCGGCTATCGAAAATCCGCCAGCGCAACCGCGAAGAACTGGAGCAACTGGTCGAGGAGCGCACCCGCGACCTGCGCACCGCCCAGGACGGTCTGGTGCAGTCGGCCAAGCTCGCCGCCCTCGGCCAGATGTCTGCCGCGCTCGCCCACGAGATCAATCAACCGCTGACCGCCCAGCGCATGCAACTGGCGACACTGCGCCTGCTGCTCGACCATGGCCGCGTCGACGATGCCTACAAAGCCCTGAAACCGGTGGACGACATGCTCACACGCATGGCCGCCCTCACCGGCCATCTCAAGACCTTCGCGCGCAAGAGCCCCAGCGGTTTGCGCGAGCGCCTGGATCTGGCGACGGTGGTTGATCAATCCTTGCAACTGCTTGACGCGCGACTGCGTGACGAACAGGTCAGTCTGGTGTTGCACCTGACGCGTCCGGCGTGGGTACGCGGTGATGCGATCCGCCTGGAACAAGTGCTGATCAACCTGCTGCGCAACGCCCTCGATGCGATGCAGGACAAACCGTGCAAACGTCTGGAAATCCGTCTGCAAGCCGATGAACAACTGTGGCGGCTGAGCATCAGCGACAATGGCGGCGGCATCGCCGAAGAACATCTGGGTCAGGTATTCGATCCGTTCTTCACCACTAAACCTGTGGGTGACGGTCTGGGCCTGGGGCTGGCGGTGTCGTTCGCCATCGTCCATGAATCCGGTGGACGCCTGAGTGTGGAAAATGGCGAGAACGGCGCGGTATTCAGCCTGACTCTGCCGATCGATCTGGAGGCACACATCTGA